In a single window of the Niabella ginsenosidivorans genome:
- a CDS encoding DEAD/DEAH box helicase: MGYFANNYHLITYPIAEEDRPGFGLRRAQIGAIHSIASHFTISKKPGIVVMPTGTGKTAVLMMCPFVLKANRVLVITPSKLVRDQITRGFAALQPLRNLGVLNLSTSEIRVKEQKKEVVNMQMWAELSNYHVVVSTPHCVSPGIEGIQTSSEDFFDLILIDEAHHTPAKSWIDILNHYPGAKKILFTATPFRRDKKEIPGKIIYNYPISQAYEEGIFGRTEFIPVAAEPGNDIAIAQECERVFRSEPADIVHYVMVRTDSIKRAKELSEIYKNNTALRLQLIHSKVGISAVENALNNLRNGNLDGIICVDMLGEGFDFPNLKIAAIHSPHKSLAATLQFIGRFTRTNAKNVTHAKFIAIPAEIEIEKHYLYRTNSIWRELIIEMSESRIDEEVSSREMIDGFLVNEDDTAEEFEELSLSSIEPSFHSKIYSINRGGFQCDMTIDLSAFGLEIVHREENSEENISVLVLQDINFPKWSKSNTLVNVSNHLVVVYFDSNSSLLFINSTIKKRVEFYDFILQSYCVGADGVLLSDRELNSVLANIDEAEFFNIGMRNRSHYGTNESYRIVTGPTAHLSIDRRNADNFHRGHLFGKGVEDGSSITIGLSSSSKVWSQRNGNLHLLIMWAKAIAHKINERLDGRTNTPIDDLPTSVALDVLPDKEVVAVNWHESAFRNFIKVVYTNGEETITMELIDIQLSFNHNDSDNEHYRISLNCDHFSLPLFFSYNYDNHFTSENEALSNQIVVYRTESDRGMGIMDYLNSYPLVFYYSDFSLLYNGSHYLDAPRDRQVFPEEHLDDSTAWTENNIDIENECTGDTSIHCFLKSQLAGRNLPFSYYDHGSGEIADFITAEMDTNEILIKLYHCKGSSARNPGNRVEDIYEVLGQGIKSLNYTNYTRLIQKLERRQRGKTLDGTCSDNVALLKDFIANNRGVKVGFQIILVQPGITKSGIEDRISHLLSAANTAIKNTNNCQNLLVITSK; the protein is encoded by the coding sequence ATGGGATACTTTGCGAACAATTATCACTTAATCACCTATCCAATTGCAGAAGAAGACAGACCCGGTTTTGGTTTACGCCGGGCGCAGATAGGGGCTATCCATAGTATAGCCAGTCATTTTACAATTAGTAAGAAGCCTGGAATCGTAGTAATGCCAACGGGTACAGGGAAAACCGCTGTTTTAATGATGTGCCCCTTTGTTCTTAAAGCGAATAGGGTTCTTGTAATCACTCCAAGCAAATTAGTTAGAGATCAAATAACGAGAGGATTTGCTGCTTTACAACCGTTAAGGAATTTAGGTGTTCTCAATCTGTCCACAAGTGAAATAAGGGTGAAGGAGCAGAAAAAGGAAGTTGTAAATATGCAAATGTGGGCTGAACTGAGCAACTATCATGTTGTTGTGAGCACCCCTCATTGCGTAAGCCCTGGTATAGAAGGAATACAGACTTCTTCTGAAGACTTTTTTGATTTAATCCTAATAGACGAAGCTCATCATACGCCTGCAAAATCATGGATAGATATTCTTAATCATTATCCTGGAGCAAAAAAGATACTATTTACTGCCACCCCTTTTCGCAGGGACAAAAAGGAAATTCCAGGTAAAATCATCTACAATTATCCCATTTCACAAGCTTATGAAGAAGGAATATTTGGGAGAACAGAATTTATACCGGTGGCAGCAGAACCAGGAAATGACATAGCGATAGCTCAGGAATGTGAAAGGGTTTTTAGATCCGAGCCAGCAGATATCGTTCATTATGTAATGGTAAGGACAGATTCTATAAAAAGGGCAAAAGAACTTTCCGAAATTTATAAGAATAATACTGCCCTTCGCTTGCAGTTAATTCATAGTAAGGTAGGTATCAGTGCTGTTGAAAATGCGCTCAACAATTTGAGAAATGGAAACCTTGATGGAATTATATGCGTTGATATGCTTGGAGAAGGGTTTGACTTCCCTAATCTAAAGATAGCAGCAATACATTCACCACACAAATCATTGGCTGCAACACTTCAATTTATTGGTCGTTTTACAAGAACCAATGCAAAAAATGTGACACATGCTAAGTTTATAGCAATACCTGCAGAAATAGAGATAGAAAAACATTATTTGTATAGAACCAATTCAATTTGGAGAGAACTGATAATTGAAATGTCAGAAAGCCGAATTGATGAAGAGGTTTCTTCAAGAGAAATGATTGACGGGTTCCTGGTAAATGAAGATGATACGGCAGAAGAGTTCGAAGAACTTTCATTAAGTAGTATTGAGCCATCTTTCCACTCCAAAATATATTCGATAAACAGAGGGGGATTTCAGTGCGACATGACAATAGACCTATCGGCATTTGGACTGGAAATTGTTCACCGGGAGGAAAATTCTGAAGAAAATATTTCTGTGTTAGTCTTGCAAGATATTAACTTCCCTAAATGGTCAAAAAGCAATACGCTTGTAAATGTATCCAACCACTTGGTTGTTGTTTACTTTGACAGTAATTCTTCCTTATTATTTATTAATTCAACCATCAAAAAAAGGGTTGAGTTTTATGACTTTATTCTTCAGTCATATTGCGTAGGCGCGGATGGAGTTCTTCTCTCAGATCGGGAACTAAACAGTGTTTTGGCAAATATTGACGAGGCAGAGTTTTTTAACATTGGCATGAGAAATAGAAGCCACTACGGAACAAATGAGAGCTATAGGATTGTTACAGGTCCAACCGCACATTTGTCAATTGACCGAAGAAACGCTGATAACTTCCATAGGGGGCATTTATTTGGGAAGGGGGTTGAAGATGGTTCAAGCATTACGATTGGATTGAGTAGTTCCTCGAAAGTTTGGAGTCAACGCAATGGAAATTTGCATCTTTTAATAATGTGGGCTAAAGCAATAGCACATAAAATAAATGAACGGTTGGATGGGCGTACCAATACACCAATTGATGATTTACCTACCTCAGTGGCACTGGATGTTCTTCCTGACAAAGAAGTTGTGGCGGTTAACTGGCATGAATCGGCATTTAGAAATTTTATAAAAGTGGTTTATACTAATGGTGAAGAAACGATAACTATGGAATTAATAGATATCCAATTATCTTTTAATCACAACGATTCAGACAACGAACATTATAGGATAAGTTTGAACTGCGATCATTTTTCCTTGCCATTATTCTTTTCTTACAATTATGATAATCATTTTACTTCAGAAAATGAAGCGCTATCCAACCAAATCGTTGTATATAGGACGGAGAGTGATAGAGGAATGGGAATAATGGATTACTTAAATTCTTATCCACTTGTGTTTTATTATTCTGATTTCTCTTTACTGTACAATGGAAGTCACTATTTAGATGCACCAAGAGATAGGCAAGTATTTCCAGAAGAACATCTGGATGATTCTACAGCGTGGACTGAAAATAACATAGACATAGAAAACGAATGCACAGGAGATACTTCAATACATTGCTTTTTGAAATCCCAGTTAGCTGGAAGGAATTTACCCTTTTCCTATTATGATCACGGTTCTGGCGAAATCGCAGACTTTATTACTGCTGAAATGGATACAAACGAAATTCTTATCAAATTGTACCACTGTAAGGGCTCATCTGCCAGAAATCCTGGTAACAGGGTTGAAGATATTTATGAAGTTCTGGGACAGGGTATCAAGTCGTTAAATTATACGAATTATACAAGGCTTATACAAAAGTTGGAACGAAGACAACGCGGCAAGACTCTTGATGGAACTTGCAGCGATAATGTTGCACTTTTGAAGGATTTTATTGCAAACAATAGAGGTGTGAAAGTCGGGTTTCAGATTATCCTTGTACAACCTGGTATTACAAAAAGTGGAATAGAGGATAGAATATCGCATCTTTTATCAGCGGCAAACACTGCGATTAAAAATACTAACAACTGTCAAAACTTGCTTGTTATTACATCAAAATAA
- a CDS encoding reverse transcriptase family protein, which yields MKSSQYRKKQLQFLASILCCSPAEIEYLCENIESYYGNWVEEKKDKDTGKVKTYPDGTSKKRIIRPSYSRLKQIQKSIKINILSKIELPENIQGGVKKKSNITNAKAHQGNKYQFATDLQDFFPSVTHKQIFKLFLDLGYSNHIAHWLTKLTSIEFELPQGTPTSTAIANLVFRDTDQKLIALCKSNQITYTRFVDDLTFSAYKNFRPLTNEILDIVRSSGFKISYRKTKYEGDQTLTGIRVFNNYIDAPDKIKEKAKAEGSDASLLHKPYTTYLGNIRMTNRNLKAGTLTIRK from the coding sequence ATGAAATCTTCACAATATAGAAAAAAGCAGCTTCAGTTTTTAGCATCCATTTTATGCTGTAGCCCTGCAGAGATTGAATATTTGTGCGAAAATATTGAAAGTTACTATGGGAATTGGGTTGAAGAAAAAAAAGACAAGGATACCGGTAAAGTAAAAACCTATCCTGACGGCACCTCCAAAAAGAGGATTATACGACCCAGCTACTCACGCTTGAAACAGATTCAAAAATCAATAAAAATAAATATTCTGTCCAAAATTGAGCTGCCTGAAAATATACAAGGAGGAGTGAAGAAAAAAAGCAATATCACCAATGCTAAAGCACATCAGGGCAATAAATATCAATTCGCAACCGACCTCCAGGATTTTTTTCCAAGTGTAACGCATAAACAGATTTTTAAACTCTTTCTGGATTTAGGTTATTCCAATCACATTGCTCACTGGCTAACTAAATTAACATCCATAGAATTTGAACTGCCGCAGGGAACTCCCACAAGTACTGCTATTGCGAATCTTGTTTTTAGGGATACTGATCAAAAACTCATCGCCTTGTGTAAATCAAACCAAATAACATATACAAGGTTTGTGGATGATCTTACTTTTTCAGCTTACAAGAATTTCCGGCCACTAACAAATGAGATATTGGATATTGTAAGAAGCAGTGGCTTTAAAATCAGCTATCGGAAAACGAAATATGAAGGAGATCAGACTCTGACAGGAATAAGGGTGTTTAACAACTATATTGATGCACCGGATAAAATTAAAGAAAAGGCAAAAGCAGAAGGAAGCGATGCAAGTTTGCTGCACAAACCTTATACTACTTATCTGGGTAACATTAGAATGACAAATAGAAATTTAAAAGCAGGCACTTTGACTATAAGGAAATAG
- a CDS encoding helix-turn-helix domain-containing protein — MNLGNTIKNIRKNKGFTQGQFATECNITQTYLSQIENNQKEPNLSVIKTIAEKLDVPLPILFFLSITEEDVKPEKKEMFNAVGDTVKEIINEIFTI; from the coding sequence ATGAATTTAGGAAATACTATAAAAAATATAAGAAAAAATAAAGGCTTTACGCAAGGACAATTTGCAACGGAATGTAATATAACGCAGACTTATTTATCTCAGATTGAGAATAACCAGAAAGAACCCAATCTATCTGTAATAAAAACGATTGCTGAGAAATTAGATGTCCCTTTGCCAATACTATTTTTTCTGTCAATAACAGAGGAAGACGTTAAGCCTGAAAAAAAGGAAATGTTTAACGCTGTTGGTGATACCGTAAAAGAGATAATTAATGAAATCTTCACAATATAG
- a CDS encoding YWFCY domain-containing protein → MTMRTNENEMGLKKIMDMTRLISVAVLLMHFYDSCYVFFQEKGWTHAVSNKILDNIHRTGLFNAFHKAKFIALGFLSLSLLGVKAKKGEEFNYRLAIAYLITGLTLYFISGLLFWLQASNTIIALFYMIVTTMGFIFILTGGTLLFRIIKKKLSGDVFNTVNETFPQEERKLENKYSVNIPTRYKLKNKERNGWINIINGFRGGVLLMGLPGSGKTLVAKEILKQQIAKGYALFIHDFKYPDLTKVAYNHFLRNKHRYKVAPEFHILNFEDIQERCNPLLPGSINSITDAASASRAILLGLNQEWIDQQGDFWVESSISFITALIWFLRIYQDGKYCTLPHVIELAQTPLDKLFTILMAEPTLEVIATPFVRAYQEDAGKQLIGQISGAAISLGTLASEKLYYVLSGNDFTMEINDPKKPQIVCIANNPQVSNVYCAVISLYLNTLQKLLKEQEQQPCGILLEEFANITWHSADKFLSICRSFLVNVTLVIQDASQLILHYGEKQANVILSMVGNIISGQVTGDSAKSLSERFGKIMQDRQSLTINSSDTSLNKSKQLDYAIPQSTISSLSAGEVVGMVADNPDQRIPQKMFHAQIQHDFNALKKEEAEYKPLPKEHVDKKNIRETFLRIKREAKAIVEDEMDRIMNTPGLAGMVVRK, encoded by the coding sequence ATGACAATGAGGACGAATGAAAACGAAATGGGGTTAAAGAAGATCATGGATATGACCCGGCTGATCAGTGTAGCCGTATTGTTAATGCACTTTTATGATAGTTGTTATGTTTTTTTCCAGGAAAAGGGCTGGACACATGCCGTCAGCAATAAGATATTAGATAATATCCACCGGACAGGGTTATTTAATGCTTTTCACAAAGCAAAATTTATCGCTTTAGGCTTTCTTTCTTTATCGCTGCTGGGCGTGAAAGCAAAGAAAGGCGAGGAATTTAATTACCGGCTGGCGATTGCCTACCTGATAACCGGCCTGACGCTTTATTTTATCAGTGGTTTGTTGTTCTGGCTACAGGCCAGCAATACCATTATTGCCTTATTCTATATGATAGTAACAACAATGGGATTTATTTTCATTTTGACTGGTGGCACCTTGCTGTTCCGCATTATTAAAAAAAAGCTCAGCGGCGATGTCTTTAATACGGTCAATGAAACATTCCCGCAGGAAGAACGCAAACTGGAAAACAAATATTCCGTTAACATACCAACCCGGTATAAATTAAAGAACAAAGAACGCAACGGCTGGATCAATATCATCAACGGGTTCAGGGGTGGCGTTCTTTTGATGGGCCTGCCCGGAAGTGGAAAAACCCTGGTAGCAAAAGAGATACTGAAACAGCAGATCGCTAAGGGCTATGCTTTATTCATCCATGACTTCAAGTATCCTGACTTAACAAAAGTTGCCTACAACCATTTCCTGCGAAATAAGCATCGTTATAAGGTAGCCCCGGAGTTCCATATCCTGAACTTCGAGGATATACAGGAGCGGTGCAATCCGTTGTTACCAGGTTCAATAAATTCCATTACCGATGCAGCATCTGCTTCGCGGGCTATCCTGTTAGGTCTAAACCAGGAATGGATTGACCAGCAAGGGGATTTCTGGGTGGAGAGTAGTATTAGCTTTATTACCGCCCTGATCTGGTTTTTGCGTATTTACCAGGATGGCAAATATTGCACTTTACCGCATGTTATAGAACTGGCACAAACACCGCTGGATAAGCTCTTTACTATCCTTATGGCCGAGCCAACGCTGGAAGTGATCGCAACGCCTTTCGTCCGGGCGTACCAGGAAGATGCCGGCAAGCAGCTCATCGGGCAGATCTCCGGGGCGGCGATCAGCCTGGGAACGCTGGCCAGCGAAAAGCTGTATTATGTACTTTCCGGTAATGATTTTACAATGGAAATAAACGATCCTAAAAAGCCGCAGATCGTTTGTATTGCCAATAACCCACAAGTGTCAAATGTTTATTGCGCGGTAATCTCTTTATACCTGAATACCCTGCAAAAGCTCCTAAAGGAGCAGGAGCAGCAACCCTGTGGTATTTTATTGGAAGAGTTCGCCAATATTACCTGGCATAGCGCGGACAAGTTTTTATCCATTTGCAGGAGCTTTCTGGTAAATGTAACCTTAGTCATACAGGATGCCAGCCAGCTTATTCTGCATTATGGAGAAAAGCAGGCAAATGTTATTTTATCAATGGTGGGTAATATTATCTCCGGGCAGGTTACAGGAGATAGCGCCAAATCCCTTTCCGAAAGGTTCGGGAAGATCATGCAGGACCGGCAAAGCCTTACCATTAACAGCAGCGATACGTCCCTCAACAAATCCAAACAATTGGATTATGCTATTCCTCAATCTACTATATCCAGCCTTTCTGCAGGTGAGGTCGTGGGTATGGTAGCGGACAACCCCGATCAGCGTATTCCGCAAAAGATGTTTCATGCACAGATACAGCATGATTTTAATGCGCTCAAAAAGGAAGAAGCCGAGTATAAACCCTTGCCTAAAGAGCATGTAGATAAAAAAAACATCCGGGAGACTTTTCTGCGCATCAAGCGGGAAGCAAAAGCCATTGTGGAGGATGAAATGGACAGGATAATGAATACGCCAGGGTTGGCGGGAATGGTAGTAAGAAAATAG
- a CDS encoding relaxase/mobilization nuclease domain-containing protein has translation MRPQITFPTNLKKALNYHEKKVLKGSAELLHAHSFFKLPKELNFHDKEQRFKDLITLHETAETKLIHISLNFHPSEKERLDKTFLIHLADEYMHKIGFGDQPYLVYQHEDAGHPHIHVLAPLIRDDGTRISTHFIGKNVSEPVRKEMEKQYGFIPADKKEQRREEEKQLTVTPQKIQAGKSATMRSITNVLDHVIDRYKYTSIHELNAVLKLYNVKADRGAEDGRIYKHRGLTYVVIDKNGKALTKPIKASAFYSKPTLDYIEEKCRENEKKRLPDKKHIKTAIEWAMQSGPRSLAELAKLLKRERIDLVVRRNEQGRVFGLTYIDHDKKTVFNGSDIDKKYAAKRILERLGMEPQQQPEKEQQKQQTVAQQKNHSQVQQRSGKENAAKQQPEHQQETATKQKNSSKARKPETGKEPDKTKAPEKEPALEEVSKGASKIIEQVVDPDSGESWAINKELLTEEQRKKKKGFTKQWEL, from the coding sequence ATGCGCCCTCAAATAACCTTTCCAACGAACCTCAAAAAAGCACTCAATTACCATGAAAAAAAAGTGCTGAAAGGCAGTGCTGAACTGCTCCATGCGCATAGCTTTTTCAAGCTCCCAAAGGAGCTGAATTTTCATGATAAGGAACAGCGGTTTAAAGATTTAATAACGCTGCATGAAACAGCAGAAACAAAGCTCATTCATATATCGCTCAATTTTCATCCTTCGGAGAAAGAACGGCTGGATAAAACATTTCTGATCCACCTGGCTGATGAATACATGCATAAGATCGGTTTTGGCGATCAGCCATACCTGGTCTACCAGCATGAAGATGCCGGTCACCCCCATATTCATGTGCTGGCTCCATTGATCAGGGATGACGGTACACGCATTTCCACGCATTTTATTGGAAAAAATGTTTCCGAGCCGGTACGCAAGGAGATGGAAAAGCAGTATGGTTTTATTCCTGCTGATAAAAAAGAACAGCGGCGGGAAGAAGAAAAACAACTTACAGTTACTCCACAAAAAATACAGGCGGGAAAATCTGCCACTATGCGCAGCATTACCAATGTGCTGGATCATGTCATTGACCGCTATAAATACACATCAATTCATGAATTGAATGCTGTTTTAAAACTGTATAACGTAAAAGCGGATCGCGGCGCGGAAGATGGCCGGATTTATAAGCACCGGGGGTTGACTTATGTGGTAATAGATAAAAACGGTAAAGCGCTCACCAAGCCCATTAAGGCCAGTGCCTTTTATAGCAAACCGACACTGGATTATATCGAAGAAAAATGCAGGGAGAACGAAAAAAAGCGCCTGCCTGATAAGAAGCACATCAAAACGGCTATCGAATGGGCGATGCAGTCAGGACCGCGATCTCTGGCAGAGTTGGCCAAGCTGTTAAAGCGCGAACGCATAGACCTGGTAGTCCGGCGTAATGAGCAGGGCCGGGTATTTGGCTTGACCTATATAGATCATGACAAGAAAACAGTCTTTAACGGCAGTGATATAGACAAAAAATATGCTGCCAAACGAATATTGGAGCGGCTGGGGATGGAACCGCAGCAGCAACCCGAAAAAGAGCAGCAGAAACAGCAGACAGTAGCCCAGCAAAAAAATCATTCACAGGTACAGCAGCGGAGCGGCAAGGAAAATGCTGCCAAACAACAGCCTGAACATCAGCAGGAGACGGCAACAAAACAAAAAAACAGTTCAAAAGCCAGGAAACCGGAAACGGGAAAAGAGCCTGATAAAACAAAGGCTCCGGAAAAAGAACCGGCATTGGAAGAAGTGAGCAAAGGCGCTTCCAAAATTATTGAACAGGTGGTAGACCCGGACAGCGGGGAAAGCTGGGCCATCAATAAGGAACTGCTTACCGAAGAGCAGCGCAAAAAGAAGAAGGGCTTTACTAAGCAATGGGAATTATAA
- a CDS encoding plasmid mobilization protein codes for MNEEKITPKAWISIRVKPDEYTTIYKLYKQTTCTKLSQYVRKVLLQKPVVILYKDEASREILSALNQLSRELSAIGNNFNQTVHKLHTLDHIPEIKIWAELTESTRQNLVKKIEEIRVSMNQIRLQCALK; via the coding sequence ATGAATGAAGAAAAAATAACCCCCAAAGCCTGGATCAGCATCCGGGTAAAGCCGGATGAATATACAACCATTTATAAATTATATAAGCAAACGACCTGCACCAAACTCAGCCAGTATGTGCGCAAGGTACTCCTGCAAAAGCCGGTTGTTATTCTTTATAAAGACGAAGCCTCCCGTGAAATTTTGTCAGCCTTAAACCAGCTTTCAAGGGAGCTTTCAGCTATCGGGAATAACTTCAATCAGACCGTTCATAAGCTGCACACTTTGGATCATATCCCGGAGATAAAAATATGGGCAGAGCTAACCGAATCCACCCGGCAAAACCTCGTAAAAAAGATTGAAGAAATCCGCGTTTCTATGAATCAAATCCGTTTGCAATGCGCCCTCAAATAA